A window of Salvia splendens isolate huo1 chromosome 8, SspV2, whole genome shotgun sequence genomic DNA:
TGCTGCATATGGGGGGTCCAGAAAGGAAACCATCGATTGCATAGACTGGTGGACAGAAGCAAAAACTAAACCACGCTGGATATCGGGGCTGGAGGACAACCGTGGTGCTGAAACCATGGTTGTTGTAGGCGGACCAGAGGAAACCATGAATTTGGCATGGTCAGCAGCAGCCGCAGGATCGAAATGTTGCAACAGAGGCAAGAAGGAAGGTTGAAACTGCAGAATATCAGGGCTGGAGGAGGACAACAGCGGTGCTGTCACTGGTGCTAGTGTAGGTGGAGTTGCTGGTGTAAGTGGACTGGGAGGAGATGGTAGAGGCACCAAAACTGGAGGTGGAATGGGTTTGATGTACTGTCAAGGGTGTGCACATTTGCTGTATAGGTAGGGGCTGTTGGATGGCGTGTAGAGTATTCTCCTTGGCTGTTGTAGGCGGACTAGAGGACATCATCGGTGCTGTCACCTTTGCTAGTGTAGGTGGACAGGGAGGAGGTGGTAGAGGCACCAAAACTGGGGGTGGAATGGGCTGTTGTACCGCCAAGGGCAGGGACACTATATTGCTCGCTTTAGTGTTGATATCAGTGTGGATTGCTGACGTGGTAATAGTTGGTATCTCCTGGCGAATAGCAACACTCTTGGGTTTCCATGCTATTGAATCACCAAAACGTTTCATCATTTCCTGCGTAAAACGGTCCCAAGATAGAGTGGGAATTCGTTGCATAAGGAGTTGGATCCATGGTAAGGCAGGGCCTGCCAAGGCTTCCATGGCAACACTCACGCGATTTTCCAGTGGAATTTTTGACACCAGGAAGTACTGTTCAGTCCGCGCGAGCCACGCGATCGCATTGGAACCATCGAATGTGGGGATTGTGATTGGTGGTGTGCCACCTGGAATTTTCGTGTTGGAGCCGTGCTCGTTAGACGAATCTTTAGGGAACAAACCAGTAGTGCTGTTCGGATTCCCGTAAAAGAAAGCAGCCCGCATTTCCACCCTGAACTTCTCGAGTTGAGACCCCAACATCGATACACCTTCGTCCATTTTCAGGCATTGAATTTTCAATTCATTGATCATAGTGGCCAACGTCTCCGTCTTCTTCTCCAGATCGCCGACAACCTTCTCCAAACCATCCAAACGAGTGTCTGTGTTATGCGGAGACAccatcgttcaccgcaccaattgttAGGAGTAAAGGTTGTCACTCGTTTAAATCAAGCACGAGAGGTGCTCGATCTTATAAACTCACTCACACAATCTGCTCGAATAAAATGCACCAAAGATTACCCAACAAATTTGGAATGAAACTCTCGAATAATTATGAAGAAGGATTACAGAACAGGaatggaaagaaaagaaaataaaaatataaatcctccgcagaggcctacggCTACTGCCGTCCTAAACTGATCTTACTTCCAAGGTGATTTCTATCTTCTAAGAATCTCAATATTTATAGACGATTAATGCAGCTAAACAAATCAAATAACAAGCTTAACAAGATTGCCTATTTCTTCTCCCATATCTTCTCCATTAGTTAGCTTGAACAAACTAACCAATCAGCTAGATTTGTGGAACTATCCTGTTGGCACTCACTTGGCTAGACTATCCGTAtcattctctctcttcttttcaCTGCGTAAGCTCCCGCCCCTCCATTCCCCACAAATTCACACCTTTTTTTCAAGTATAAACTCGTGTTTCTGCTGCTTGTTTGAGCACCTCCGCGTGCACAGTTAATGGCATATAACTAACGTTTCCCCCTTCCGAAATTGCTGATTTTGGGTTTTATTGTGTGatcaagattgaatttttatatGCCTGTGGTTTTTAATGTCCGGTTTGAGTCAGTTTGTCTTGCAATTTCTTAACTTTACATATAGTTAGATGAATGCATAAGCTCACAAGCATGCGCACGTGTACGTGCGCGCCCCCACACAAAAAGCAGACGGCGAAGTTCAAAATTGTTGGCTTGTCCAAAGTTAGCAATGTCATTCTGGATATTGGGACCCGTTTGCCTAAAACCACTACGACAAGCTCAATAATGTACTTACCCAATCCATATCCATACATTCATGATAAATACGCCACATTTTATTAAATCCACCaattatagataaaaaagtagtaATCCATTGAGCAAACACAAGTGTTGAGTCTTAATCGGAGTCTGAGCTTGAGTCGAGAAAGAGTTCCACACGCAATGCATAATGATTATTTAGAACAAAATGAGATCGGACCACGTCTAGCTAGCTACCGAGATAAAGTAGGCTCATCATTATCATTTCGTTGTCAATGATGAGTTGAATTACATGGATCATACAAATCAATCACCTCTTTAATTTCCCGATgcataatttgatttttttcatattGAGATTAATATTATATGTTAAAATAACCATAAGTAATAGTAAGTTGACAAATTCCTTCACCATAGGAGTTGTTAATATGATTAGAAATGTCCcctgttttaattttttttttcatttttggaaaatCAGAGGGTGGTAGCTAGATTTTGAATGTAACTGAATGAGTTTTGATTTGTAGGTTGCCAGTGACTACATAGGAtctcaaaaatatattgttggCTTTTTAGCCCATATCACAAAAACTGAAAAAGGGATGATAAAGttatatttacaaaattagCCGATCgaataaatgagagaaatgacactAATAATATTGTAATAATCCATAACAGAATTACAGGTCACAGCTCCGATAATGGATATttatttagagaaaataaagcattaaaatggaattgaaaatattttgaCAGTCAAAGTAAAGGGTACTAATTCAACTAAAGAATAGATTAGGGGTTAATGAGGTGGATCTTGATTTGGTAATTTGGTTTATTCAGTTTGACCGTAGCAACCTCCGCTCACAGTTATGATTATGATTCCCTTCTCCTAATAAAGGTGTGGCACTCACCTCTCAGCACATTAACTGTTGGCACAATCTGCACAACCTCGACAGCTCATTTTTTAACTGCCAAAGCTCTAAGCCCAGAGGAATAATTTCTGATCATTGCGAGTTTAGGTTATTTTTCTTCATCCCACTTCTCGTTTCTCTCTTGATTCGGATATCTGGCGTTGATTATTGCAGGTTTGTGATCAAGATCTGGTTTTTTTTATGGGTTTCTTCCTTGAAATTTGATTAATTTCATGCCAGCATAGAAACTGTTGCATTTGTGAGGAGCTGACTTGATTCACTGACCCTCTCTGCTTTTCTTTTTCGTGGTCGTTGATTCCCTGTGTGTATTTTGGTTTCTAGGTTTCGTCTTTTCAGGTTTACTGGAAATGGGCTTCAATTTTTTACTTCTGTTAAAGCGAGAAAAGTATCTGCTGTGATTGACTAGTATTCCTTTTGGAATTCTTCTTCAACTGATGCTTGCTAAAAGTCCTTTTCCAGTTCTGCTTTTGCAGTTTGTGGGCATATTAATTTATCCTAGCTAACTTGCTAGAACAAAGTATTTTTGGGTATCCCTTCTATGATAATCTGTTGTCTTGCTCAGATCCTGCACAACACTTGATGTTTAACCGCACATTATTATGAATTTTAAGTGATGCTTGCTAGCAATGTTGGATCGACTTAACAAACTTCCTTCTTTAGTTATGTCAAGAGATTTACTCGTTGGTGATTTCAATTGACAGGGTTCTGGTTCCACACTTCCACAGAGTTGGAGATAAAATGCTGGGGGCGTTATGCAGTTTTTTTGTTGTATTTCAGTCTTAAGGAGTAGCTTATTGTTTCAGTGATGGCCTCGAAGACTGGCTCTAGGGCTCCCTTGGGATTGCAACAAAAAGCTGTTGCTGCTCATTATACGGTCAAGACACATGATCTTAAATCGTTACCTTCTCAGCTGCTTAAAACTAACAAGCCAAAGCTGATTAAACCAGAGATGGCAACTGCTGGGGAACCTAGAGAAGATGTTCAGTCCAAACTATCTCAAGTTAATCTTGAGGATTCGTTGAATGTATCACCTGCTAACTCAGATTCCAAAATTTTGTCCACCAGATCTGAGCAAGTGTCAACCACCGGAGATGTTGAGGTACATGTGAATGAGGTCTTGCTAGAAACTTCTGAGgatcaagaaaagaaaatatttaatccAAGCAGTGCAAAGAACAGCTCAGTTTCAGCAAAGATTAGTGATGCACCCAATAGTCTTGCAAAAACTAGTGGAAGTGCTAAAGTAAGCAATAGAGTAGACCTTGAGAGTGGAAAGAGCAGTGTGTGCCGTGTAAGCACTGCCAGTGATGTGAGTGATGAGAGCACCTGTAGCAGCTTTAGTAGTGGCATCAACAAACCCCATAAAGCAAATGATATGCGATGGGAAGCCATCCAAGCCCTCCGATTCAGAGATGGTGTAATAGGATTGAGCCATTTCAGGCTGCTGAAAAAATTAGGTTGTGGAGATATCGGGAGTGTTTATCTGGCTGAGTTGACTGGAACTAAATGTTACTTTGCAATGAAAGTTATGGACAAGGCTTCTTTAGCTGGTCGGAAGAAGCTACTCCGTTCTCAGACTGAAAGAGAGATACTCCAGTCCCTGGACCATCCCTTCCTTCCAACTCTGTACATCCATTTTGAAACTGATAAATTTTCATGTTTGGTTATGGAATTCTGCCCCGGAGGAGACCTGCACACTCTTAGACAGAGACAACCAGGAAAATATTTCTCCGAACAAGCAGTAAAGTAAGATATTTCCTAACCATGTGAACTTTTAGCAAAACTAGACTGCAATGTGGCTGTACATTTTCAGCATACCTGGCAGTCATATCATGCATTACATGCTTATTATTGCCTTCGAACTAATATTGAGATACTTCAACTACTTCTTGGTGTGTTTTCCGCAGTGTTAGTTTTTGCTAAGACCAGCCACTTAAATATCTGCAGACCACCTTGATTCTGCACTGTAACACTCACACTTTAGTAGTAGTATCAAAATTTTGATACTCTTCAGTTCCAAAGTCTCAGTAATATCTCTAGCCTGTCGGAATCTCTCAGTTGGTTGAACCTCAGTTAGATGATTTAGTTTGTCCATCACAAGGCTGTTGTTGCAATGCATCCTTAGTCATCATGAATTGTGTTGTTCTGTAGTAGTTTTGTGGTCTCCCTCATTTCTCAGAGCAAACTATCGGTAGTGTGTATCTTTATCTCTATCTTTATTACCGTTACTATTACCTCCTCTCCTCCATAACCCTTTCTTCATTCATCTGCTCCTTTTTCTTCCTCGTTAAATTTTAGGGGGTTTCAGGTTTGGCGATGTTGGGGTCTCTAGTTGTTCACGCACTGGTCAGTGCTCGTAGATTCTGTGTTTACGagtttttcttcatattttatGACCACACACCATGCTCTCGTCTGCTAACTTTTTATTTATGCATGTGCGGACCTGTTTTATTCCACCATTATTAAAATTGACATATAACCTTAATGAGTGTTTGTTAAGTAATTCTTACATATTTGGTTGCTTCTGTCAATCCTTCAAAACCAGCTTTTTATATCTTGTGTCAAATGAAGATGCTATGCCATTCAAGGTGTGTTTGACGGTATGAATTTCAAAGATTTGGTTTTTATGGCTAATGTGATTGGTAAAATAAGGTGATTTTCCTTGAAGGAAGATAAATGGTGTCCATCTTTTATCTTTGATTATTGGGCTCCTAAACTATTTTCTCGTTTGCCTTTGGGCAGATTTTATGTTGCTGAAGTGCTGCTTTCCATGGAGTATCTACACATGCTTGGGATCGTCTATCGCGATCTAAAGCCAGAAAACGTCCTAGTTAGGGACGATGGACATATAATGCTCTCAGACTTTGATCTTTCACTTCGTTGTGCTGTTAGCCCGACTCTGGTGAAGACCTCATCTCTCGATAGTGATGCACAGCGTAAAAACTCCGGCTACTGCGCCCAGCCTGCATGCATCGAACCGTCCTGCATTCAGCCATCGTGTGTTGTCCCGACATCATGCTTTTCTCCTCGTATCTTCTCCAGCAAATCCAAGAAGGATAAGaaacccaaaaacaaaaatgaaattgacAACCAAGTTAGACCATTGCCTGAGCTGATGGCCGAGCCAAGCAATGCTCGCTCAATGTCTTTTGTCGGGACACATGAGTATCTGGCACCTGAGATCATCAAAGGGGAAGGTCACGGAAGTGCGGTGGATTGGTGGACGTTTGGGATCTTCCTATATGAGCTCTTATTTGGCAAAACTCCGTTTAAGGGGTCTGGTAACAGAGCCACATTGTTCAACGTTGTAGGGCAGCCTCTCCGCTTCCCAGAATCACCCGTTGTCAGCTTTGCCGCCAGGGATTTGATAAGAGGTTTGCTTGTGAAGGAGCCTCAGCATAGATTGGCCTATAAACGAGGCGCCACTGAGATAAAACAACACCCATTCTTCGAAGGAGTGAACTGGGCTCTGATACGGTGCGCCACCCCACCGGAAATTCCAAATCCAGTAGACTACGAGCGGCTGCCGGGCAATGAAAAGACTCCTGCTCCTGCTTCTGCTCCTACTGCTGCTGTGGACCAGAAAAGTGACAAATATCTGGAGTTCGATTTCTTCTAGTTAATCTCAATGTTCAGTTAATGGTGGAGGAAGAATTGGAAGTTGATGGAGAGTCAAATGTGTGAAAACTGAAGtggggaaggtggtggaggTTGGATAGCTACAGAATTGAAGTATATGTATAATTTGTTGTAGGGAAACAAGGTTGTTGAATTCAGAACAATGTAGGACCAAATGATAAATGGATCTCTTTTCTGCTTGTCCCTTTGTATGCTTCTTCAACCATTCTACTACACACTGCTAGCTGTAACCTTGGCTGTTTTGCTATAGCTTATTTCACATATCTTATAAGtccaaaataatattttgagaGCTTGTAAGTCGTTGAACTGTTTTGGTTAATTGAGCTTTTAGATTAGATTTATAGATGTGCATTGGATAGAAAAAGTCATGGTATGGTTATTTTAACAGTGCTTGTAACAGGTATTGtattagtactatatttaaGTGAGTAAAGAGgaaaatttgatttttgagGTAGTAAGTAGTTACAAATCTCAAAGCATGCGCTTTCTTAAATCTGATGACTAGAAAATTTTGGCTCCGATCTCATGAATCTTCGATCAAGATGTGGCTTGTGGATATGCTGACCaggtatgctctgttttctcttCTAAGTAAGCCATTTGCTATTGAATTCCTGAATATTTACCCCAAAACATATGTACTGATCAGCGTTTCCCTTTTGTAGCTGTACTGACTTCGTTTTGACGCCTTTTCTGGAGTTCGGTCTCAATTAACCTCCGTGCGTCCTCTGCCATTTCTGCAGCCTTGAGAGCCTCCTTGATTTCTAACTGTAAGGCCTCGTTCTCTTTCAATAATGCCTCCAGTTTCTCTGagttttctttctctcttgcaTTTATAGCCTCTGCCTCGGCAATGGCAGTGGCCACTTCTATGTCGGCCTTACTCGTGCACTCCTGGATCTTCTTATTCATTGAGTCAAACTCCTCAACTGACAGTGTGATCCTCCTAGTTGATCCTGAACCGTCGCCATGGCAGTAGATTTGTTCCTCTGCGAGCCTCTCGACACCCTTGGCTTCTTCAGCTTCCTTCAGCGTCGTCTTGAGCTCTTCGTTTGCTTCTTGGGTCACTGCAGCTGCTGCTTTGGCCTCTTCGCGTAGTAATTCAGCGCTCTTCTTAATGCTCTCTGCTTCATGCCTTGCCATTTCAGCCTCTTCTACAAGCTTCGCCACACCAGATTGCATAATGAAACCACATTCCGACTTAGCTTTCTCGAGCTCAGCCTCGCTCTTCTCTAGATCGCCCTGCATTTGCTCCGTGGTCAATTCGGCTTCCAACGCCGCCTTCTCTGCTGCTGACCGCTCGCTCTGCACTTCCTCTAGTTGCTTCTTAGTCGAATCATTGGAAGCTCGAAGCGTGTTTTCTTCTGCTACTGCTTCTTCCAATGCCCTTTTGGCGCTGTCGAGCTTGGAGGCCATCTGCCGGATGGTGCACAGATCTGACGACTGTATGTCGTGCAGCTGTTCTTGCAGAACCCTGATCGCTTCCATCGTCTCATCGAGATTCGCCTGGAGAGTTTCGATAGGCACGTATTCTTCTTCCAAGCTCTTGATCTCTTTCTCGATGCGCTCCTGGTTTAGTTTATGACTATTCAACAACTCTTCCTTCTCCACGacgagcttcatgtactcctcTTCGGCTTCCATCGAGGCCTGCTTCACCTGATCAAAGGTCTGGCGCAGTTGCTCGACTTCCTTCATGACCTGGCTCTGCCTCTCCTCGTTCTTCTGCAGCTCGTGCTGGGCTCCTTCCGCTTTCTGGAACATCGTGGGTCCCTCCACCACGACAGCATCGTAATCAAGTCTCAAGTTCGTGAGCTCCTCCTTGCTAGCCACGACTTGTGCTGTGGCGGACTTGAAAAGCTCCCACTCTTTGTCGAGGACGGAATTGCCCTTCTGTGCTCTGCGCTCCCGCTCCTCCTCCAGCTCCGCGGCTCGGACTTTGGCAGCCTCGGCAGCTGCAATGGATGAGTGCTTGGAATTGGTGAGTGTTTGAAGCTTGTTTCGGAGGTACTCCAGCGTCTTATCGGCCAGCTGCAGCTCGCGCAGAGCCTGCGCTTTTGCAGTTTCGGTGGTTCGCAATTGGTTGGTGTAGTGTAACCGCTCCTTAACCATGAGGTGATGTTGCGCCTCTACTTGGAGCAATCCCTGGTTTGGTTTGGTGAATTAGTGTTGGAAATATAATGTTGCGTTTAGGCGTGCGAGCTTTACCTCTTCGGCTTTCTTCTTGGCCATGGCCGTGGACGCGGGCGACCCAGCATCCTTGACGTACTGGAATGGCGCCTTCATGTCGACGACATCGGGGGCCGATTCCTGCGCTTTATTCACCATCTCTCTCGTCCTGCAAATCACAATCAATTGGAAATGGAGACAAGTAAGTGAATGAAGGGAGATAAATACCTGTGGTAGCAGATTATGAAGAGGAATGAATGCGAATTATGTATGAATAAGAGAAATCAATCTGTTTTGTTTCCTCTGCTTTTCAATTCCTCTGCTATAATGTTGAAGACAAAGCAGAGGAATTGAAGCAACAAAAAGGTGGGAATGATGGAAATGTTTGGAGATGTATGTATATGAATATGATGGTAAAAGGGGACcgaatattgctccttccatttCTCTTGTCTGGAAATCCGAAGAAACCGCCCCCATT
This region includes:
- the LOC121744486 gene encoding serine/threonine-protein kinase D6PKL1-like — protein: MASKTGSRAPLGLQQKAVAAHYTVKTHDLKSLPSQLLKTNKPKLIKPEMATAGEPREDVQSKLSQVNLEDSLNVSPANSDSKILSTRSEQVSTTGDVEVHVNEVLLETSEDQEKKIFNPSSAKNSSVSAKISDAPNSLAKTSGSAKVSNRVDLESGKSSVCRVSTASDVSDESTCSSFSSGINKPHKANDMRWEAIQALRFRDGVIGLSHFRLLKKLGCGDIGSVYLAELTGTKCYFAMKVMDKASLAGRKKLLRSQTEREILQSLDHPFLPTLYIHFETDKFSCLVMEFCPGGDLHTLRQRQPGKYFSEQAVKFYVAEVLLSMEYLHMLGIVYRDLKPENVLVRDDGHIMLSDFDLSLRCAVSPTLVKTSSLDSDAQRKNSGYCAQPACIEPSCIQPSCVVPTSCFSPRIFSSKSKKDKKPKNKNEIDNQVRPLPELMAEPSNARSMSFVGTHEYLAPEIIKGEGHGSAVDWWTFGIFLYELLFGKTPFKGSGNRATLFNVVGQPLRFPESPVVSFAARDLIRGLLVKEPQHRLAYKRGATEIKQHPFFEGVNWALIRCATPPEIPNPVDYERLPGNEKTPAPASAPTAAVDQKSDKYLEFDFF
- the LOC121744487 gene encoding WEB family protein At5g55860-like; the encoded protein is MVNKAQESAPDVVDMKAPFQYVKDAGSPASTAMAKKKAEEGLLQVEAQHHLMVKERLHYTNQLRTTETAKAQALRELQLADKTLEYLRNKLQTLTNSKHSSIAAAEAAKVRAAELEEERERRAQKGNSVLDKEWELFKSATAQVVASKEELTNLRLDYDAVVVEGPTMFQKAEGAQHELQKNEERQSQVMKEVEQLRQTFDQVKQASMEAEEEYMKLVVEKEELLNSHKLNQERIEKEIKSLEEEYVPIETLQANLDETMEAIRVLQEQLHDIQSSDLCTIRQMASKLDSAKRALEEAVAEENTLRASNDSTKKQLEEVQSERSAAEKAALEAELTTEQMQGDLEKSEAELEKAKSECGFIMQSGVAKLVEEAEMARHEAESIKKSAELLREEAKAAAAVTQEANEELKTTLKEAEEAKGVERLAEEQIYCHGDGSGSTRRITLSVEEFDSMNKKIQECTSKADIEVATAIAEAEAINAREKENSEKLEALLKENEALQLEIKEALKAAEMAEDARRLIETELQKRRQNEVSTATKGKR